A genomic window from Sulfurimonas paralvinellae includes:
- a CDS encoding diguanylate cyclase: MQFLEALKLRSKLLFLFLLITLGLISVGIMGTIYVNAMKKNIDSLYFGSLVPVTELNEILQKYHNGLADTVYKASRNEMSSSEIIFNLEDALHDIDKKWKSYMSHFKTDEEMEYIEYTNIEIKATNRYFRQILYAAKNGKDLSQISINTLEKKVEYIHRVLQKLINYEVGVASFERKKFLHTYKSMLLQIGTVLSAVILIVLAILFYVFKSIQKDQTQLELAAKKLKIANKKLENASYTDSLTGLHNRRYFNFIYERELKRAKRNKTYITFMMLDIDYFKQYNDTYGHVEGDFALKSVAKVLKDTLKRPSDYVFRLGGEEFGVLMSETDESNSAKLAREICDAVRGRELKHEKSKVGEFVTISIGVVCCVADDALNDEILISRADEMLYEAKESGRDRYIITSNVSEATTKHNDEAKIA, encoded by the coding sequence ATGCAGTTTTTAGAGGCACTAAAGCTAAGAAGCAAGTTATTATTTCTTTTTTTGCTTATTACCTTGGGGCTGATAAGTGTAGGCATTATGGGAACAATCTATGTTAATGCCATGAAAAAAAATATAGACTCCCTCTATTTCGGCTCTTTGGTTCCTGTAACAGAACTCAATGAAATCCTTCAAAAATATCATAACGGTCTTGCCGATACGGTCTATAAAGCCTCACGCAACGAGATGAGCTCATCTGAGATCATATTTAATCTTGAAGATGCTCTGCATGATATCGATAAAAAATGGAAAAGTTATATGTCCCATTTTAAAACGGATGAAGAGATGGAGTATATTGAATATACCAACATTGAGATAAAAGCAACGAACAGGTATTTCAGACAGATTCTTTATGCAGCAAAGAATGGTAAGGACTTGAGTCAGATATCTATCAATACTCTGGAAAAAAAGGTCGAATATATTCACAGAGTTTTGCAGAAGCTCATCAATTATGAAGTTGGTGTAGCCAGCTTTGAGAGAAAAAAGTTTCTACATACTTATAAGTCGATGCTTCTACAGATAGGAACAGTGTTAAGTGCTGTCATTTTGATCGTTCTGGCAATTCTTTTTTACGTCTTTAAAAGTATTCAAAAAGACCAGACACAGCTGGAACTAGCAGCAAAAAAACTAAAAATAGCCAATAAAAAGCTTGAAAACGCTTCCTATACCGACTCCTTGACAGGATTGCACAACAGAAGATACTTCAATTTTATATATGAACGTGAGCTTAAACGGGCAAAAAGAAATAAAACATACATCACTTTCATGATGCTTGATATTGATTATTTTAAACAATATAATGATACTTATGGACATGTGGAAGGGGATTTCGCACTCAAATCTGTTGCAAAAGTTCTCAAAGATACACTGAAGCGTCCGAGTGATTATGTATTTAGACTTGGCGGTGAAGAGTTTGGCGTGCTGATGAGCGAAACAGATGAATCAAACTCAGCAAAACTTGCCCGTGAGATCTGTGATGCCGTACGCGGACGTGAGCTTAAACATGAAAAGTCGAAAGTAGGAGAATTCGTGACCATATCCATCGGTGTCGTCTGTTGTGTCGCCGATGATGCTCTCAATGATGAGATACTTATATCACGTGCTGATGAGATGCTTTATGAAGCCAAAGAGAGTGGACGTGATAGATACATCATTACCTCAAATGTCAGTGAGGCAACTACAAAACATAATGATGAGGCCAAAATTGCCTAG